Part of the Virgibacillus natechei genome is shown below.
TTTCTTCCACCCTTTGTGAATACGTGCCACTCGCCTGTGTTTGTTTCTTTGGCGTCTATCGATAAAACGATACATTGACTGCCAAATTTCAAGGCTGCTTCTTTGATAATTTCAGGGTTGGCAACAGCAGCACTATTGATCGACACTTTATCTGCTCCTGCACGTAGAACTTTGTGAATATCTTCCACTGTTCGAATCCCTCCACCGACTGTGAAAGGTATGGCAATTTCGGCTGCGACCTTTTCTACGACATCTAGAAAGATATCTCTCTCCTCATTTGATGCGGTAATATCATAGAAAACAAGTTCGTCAGCACCTTCTTCATTATATCTTTTCGCTAATTCAACTGGGTCCGCTACATCCTGTATGTTTTGAAATTTTTTCCCTTTAACCACTCGGCCATTGTCAACGTCCAAGCAAGGGATGATTCGCTTAGCGAGCATGTTGTTCACCATCCAATAACGTTTTAAGTTCTATTGTTCCGTCATATAATGCTTTTCCAATAATGGCACCATATAAATCTAGTTCTTTTAATTTGTTCACATCTTCTTTTGATGTAACACCACCAGAAGCAATGACATTCATAGATGTCGCTTCGTTAATGGCTTTTAATTCGTTGAAATTGGGGCCTTGCAACATCCCATCTTTTAAAATATCCGTATATATAATCGTTTGTACACCAATTGCTTCTAACTCTTTGACGAGATCAACCGCTTTTACAGTACTTGTTTGAGTCCAGCCATCTGTGGCTACATAGCCATTTCGTGCATCGATCGATACTGCTATTTTTTCTCCGTATTTTTTGATTGCGTCTTGCAAAAATGCTTTATCATTAATCGCGGCTGTACCTATAATGACACGACTAATGCCAGCGGAAATATACGACTCTATAATTTCCAGTGAACGAATGCCTCCGCCTAATTGAATAGGGATATTGGTTCGTTCTGAAATAGCTTTTATTAGGGCTTTATTACTTGTTTCACCTGATTTTGCGCCATCAAGGTCGACGATATGCAGATACGCAGCATGTTGCGCTTCCCAGCTCGTGGCAATCTTACCTGGATCTTCGCTATAAATTTTCTCTTTACTGTAATCGCCCTGAATAAGGCGGACGCATTTGCCGTCTTTAATATCAATTGCTGGAAACAGAATCATGAAATCATCTCCCCGAAGTTTTGTAAAAGCTGTAATCCAGTAGAACCGCTTTTTTCTGGATGGAACTGCATGCCAATAATGTTGTCTTTTTGTATAATAGCAGGGACAGTTCCGCCATATTGCGTACTACCTATTAATGTTTCTTCTTGATAGCTCGATACAGCATAAGAGTGAACGAAGTAGACGTAGGCATTGTCTGTGATTTTGTTAAATAATGGGTTAGTGGTTTCCTGTGTCAACGTATTCCAACCCATATGTGGTACTTTTACAGAATTGCTGATACGGCTAACCTCGCCTTTCAGTAGGCCAATCCCACTCCAATCTCCATCTTCATAGCTTGTGTCGTAAAATAGCTGCATACCTAAACAAATCCCGAGTATCGGTTTTCCTGCAGCAGCTTCTTTTTGGAGAACCGTTGTTAACCCTAATTGGTTTAGGGCCTTCATGGCATCGTTAAATGCTCCTACACCTGGAAGAATAATAGCTTTGCTTTCTTCTATTGATTGTTTGTCTGTTGTCAGGCGAGAGTCTATATTTAGTTTTGTTAAAGCGAATTGCAGGCTTTTTATATTACCCGCCCCATAATCGATAATGGCAATCATACGTTATTCTCCCTTCTGTGTTAGAGAGACCCTTTTGTTGAAGGGATCTTCCCATCGATACGTGGATTATTCTCGCTTGCTTGATCAAGTGCTCGACCGAATCCTTTGAAAATAGATTCAATGATATGGTGTGTATTTTTCCCGTAAGCAAGATTGATGTGAAGCGTTACATTAGCATGTCGGACAAACCCTAAGAAAAATTCTTCGATTAATTCGGTATCAAAATTTCCAACTTTATCCTTTAACCCCTCGACGTTATAGACAAGATAGGACCTGCCACTGATATCTAAAGATAGGGTTGATAATGCTTCATCCATTGGTGACGTGACGGTTGCATAACGTGTGATGCCTTCCTTGTTGCCTAAGGCCTGATGAAAGGCTTGACCCAACGCAATGCCGATATCTTCTACAGAATGATGCTGATCCACGTGAAGGTCACCTTTGCAGCGTACCTGAAGATCAAATAAGCCATGCTTGGTCATTAGGGTTAGCATATGATCGAGAAATCCTACACCTGTATCCATAGAGGCATTCCCTGTCCCATCGATTGTAAAATCTAAGTCAATTGCTGTCTCACTGGTTTCTCTATTAATCTTATAATTACGCATCGGGTTTCTCCTTTCTTATTTGAATGGCATTCGCATGTGCTGTTAATCCTTCTGTGTTTGCTAATGTTTTAATAGGCTCTGCATTTGTAAGCAGTGCAGCTTGTGAATACTGGATAACACTAGATCTTTTAACAAAATCATAGACGCCAAGTGGTGATGCAAATCGAGCTGTGCTACTTGTAGGCAATGTATGGTTA
Proteins encoded:
- the hisF gene encoding imidazole glycerol phosphate synthase subunit HisF, which encodes MLAKRIIPCLDVDNGRVVKGKKFQNIQDVADPVELAKRYNEEGADELVFYDITASNEERDIFLDVVEKVAAEIAIPFTVGGGIRTVEDIHKVLRAGADKVSINSAAVANPEIIKEAALKFGSQCIVLSIDAKETNTGEWHVFTKGGRNNTTMDAMEWAKRGEQLGAGEIVVNAIDVDGEKNGYNLALTSAISESVNIPIVASGGAGTIAHFASVLTHAGADAALAASVFHYNEIPIPELKKYLETENVIVRRDS
- the hisB gene encoding imidazoleglycerol-phosphate dehydratase HisB codes for the protein MRNYKINRETSETAIDLDFTIDGTGNASMDTGVGFLDHMLTLMTKHGLFDLQVRCKGDLHVDQHHSVEDIGIALGQAFHQALGNKEGITRYATVTSPMDEALSTLSLDISGRSYLVYNVEGLKDKVGNFDTELIEEFFLGFVRHANVTLHINLAYGKNTHHIIESIFKGFGRALDQASENNPRIDGKIPSTKGSL
- the hisA gene encoding 1-(5-phosphoribosyl)-5-[(5-phosphoribosylamino)methylideneamino]imidazole-4-carboxamide isomerase — translated: MILFPAIDIKDGKCVRLIQGDYSKEKIYSEDPGKIATSWEAQHAAYLHIVDLDGAKSGETSNKALIKAISERTNIPIQLGGGIRSLEIIESYISAGISRVIIGTAAINDKAFLQDAIKKYGEKIAVSIDARNGYVATDGWTQTSTVKAVDLVKELEAIGVQTIIYTDILKDGMLQGPNFNELKAINEATSMNVIASGGVTSKEDVNKLKELDLYGAIIGKALYDGTIELKTLLDGEQHAR
- the hisH gene encoding imidazole glycerol phosphate synthase subunit HisH codes for the protein MIAIIDYGAGNIKSLQFALTKLNIDSRLTTDKQSIEESKAIILPGVGAFNDAMKALNQLGLTTVLQKEAAAGKPILGICLGMQLFYDTSYEDGDWSGIGLLKGEVSRISNSVKVPHMGWNTLTQETTNPLFNKITDNAYVYFVHSYAVSSYQEETLIGSTQYGGTVPAIIQKDNIIGMQFHPEKSGSTGLQLLQNFGEMIS